cttgagagaagccagtaagcggcgcaggagatagttACTCGAATAAGTCGTAGAGAAgtaacagaagagagagagaaagaataaggtggcgagacacctttaaTCGGGAACACAATGTACAGGCTTTAGAGAAAGCAGGGAAAGAGCTGAGAATGAGTCGGCGAGCCAAAACGAATCGGCAGtgatccgtctccacaagctttcttaagaagccatggcaacaggtgaaacggatcactgctgattcagtctaggactgactgGGGTGCttcttgtggaggtagaaggcgtggcatccgagccagccctgacaaaagaaggcttttaaccACACCACTTACTGTAGCGAATGTGATATTTTACTAAAAGTACAACCTcatttatggcatcagagaaatATCAACTTAAGTTGTCCACaaagtaaaatggtatcaaaaaatagaatgttaagtttgagattaatccagtttctagtgtccatgcaaaaactttgtgaatattgacatgaaacaacaaatgctcctggaattcatcttctgacttaaaaaaggcaCATGAATCTACATCAAGTTTAAATCTCCTTTCAATACACTTCTTTCAATTCAATTCTTTCAATAcactagtgatgtgtcgtttgtgtacgatccggctctaagagccggctctttgaattgaaagattggaaccggctccgcAATGGGAGTcattttaggatcctatttgggagccatTTTTTCCCTTTGATATCTCGCAGTCTCTCCACCTCCCAGTcgttgcgcttgtgctctgcaagtgccaaaGTGCCAGTTcttttccaacatcgtttttatttgtccttcggtgcctcgccGTCTCTGCCTCTCCTTGCACGTATCGCTCTGCTTCtgccagcgcaatgaacaaagttatgtatgcagagttcatacacctttacaaggtggaattcaagcacttgtacgtcactttcaaggtgcattttcaatatttcccagtaccttaaacttaattaagttaaatatacatatactcgaaatgattcgaaataatttgcttttttatcatatcgattcagtcagatagttatttgttgtgaaacagaatacagttacattttcaaacattttcaagtactttagcacttttcaaacctggaacacaatgcaacattaaaattcgtctggtaaatgttccttcccctatTTTTAAAAGGTGTTTCTTTTACACTACGACAGTGTTTTGGAgagaatgtctccactgcccgcatgtcaagccTTATCTAAGGTGTCAGACTTATCTAAGGTCTTTCTCTGACATTTAAACCTCAATGTGTTGAATTTTTTCAGCAGCCTTTTTCAGAAAGTTGAAATGACCCATTATTTTTAGCCAAAAGTACTTGATTACCATCAATTAGCATCTTGCATTTGCTTGCCGGAACAAAAAAGATAGATTCTGTatagcccccatactcaaatagcggcccgtgagccatctatttctggcccgcgagccgttttgaaaagtgtttttttttttttttttttttttaatcgcgcTATGTgatcttattttgaaatcgcgcaccgcgatctcaagacgatgctggggattgcctctatggcaacaacaaacaggtagcagatgcaaatgccccccccccccccccgacagtTTACATGACAATttcaggagaggaggaggggggggggggggggagtcagtcagtcagtcagtcagtcagatgACCAGTGGCTAGCCAGCAATCCATCATAGCAACAGAGCTTTAATCACCTTAAATCCCAGAGTATGAACTGAAAATTAAAAAAGTATTTGACAAATGCATACAAACATAACTTAATATTTATatcataaataaatatttacctCTGAGCAGAAGTTCCCTTCTGCCTCTTTTTGAAAAAGCAAGGCCACCGTGTCAGGTCGTTTAGTGAGGATTGTCCACATCAGGGATTCTTTAATCCCTCATCTGAGCTGCTTTATTTGTCTTGCGACACGTCACAAAACATAATTTAAATGAGTAAATGTCAATATGTAAAATGtcaataaataggtaaatagtgAGAAAACAAAATCTAACATGAAAAAATGAAGTTATTTCAAATAATCATACAAGCCTGATTGTTTCTCTGATGTCCAGATCTGGACAGTCCTCTAGTGTAACAGTCGCAGTTTCAGGACTACCACCGAGCAGGACATGAACAACAGCAGGGCTGAGTCCTGACATGCATGGCCCTCCATGAAGAAATAAGTGGCCTAACATTCTGCTTGCCACAATGAATATATCACTTTCCACAAGAAAGTGAGAAGCTGAAAGGACTAAATGGCAGGACTTCTTCAAAAAGCCGCGCAACACTGGAATTTGCTATACAAgacattaaaaacaacaacaaaaaaaattaaacaatgACTTCAAACAATGCATATTTTCTCTTTATGCAGGTAAATAATGACAACTCcctaatttatttttatttatgggAATGTGAATGGTTTACAGACTGGTTAGCACTTTAGCACAGATGGGACTGACGACACCAATTCCCATCAATATAGACATTATGCTATATATTTTGTAAAATCCTTTCAACTTTCAGCAAAAACTACAACTACATTTCAATAAACTTATGAAAACACTATTAAAATTGCATTATGCACCATAAAATAAACATGATTTGACTGCCAGTGATACTCAAGACATACCAAAATTGATGCAAAACCCAGACTTCAGCTTTTCCAAACAGGTTGAGAAAAAATAGCGAGTTACCCCCTGTCCAACAGCAGCATCTCCTGTAAAACAATGTAAGGTTTCATAATAAATATGAAAGGAATTACTTTCAATTGAAATGTTGGGAAACGGTATCTTGGGGTTACCTTCAAGTCTGCAATTCAGTGGTCGTGCCCATTCCACATTAGGCCGTTTATAAAATGAAATAAGGGCCATGTCCTGTTCAGCAGGACTTTTTATGTCCATGCTGAGAAGTAATGGACTCTTGTTTTCATGAAGACGAAGAAAGTTATTTGCACAACGAGACATGGCCCTCATAGGGTCACTGATACTTAACCAGTCTAattagagaaagagaaaacaaagagAAAACCATTAAGCCTTAACTACCTTTaaccatttattcatataaATGAGCAGCTAATATACTCTGGTACTCCATAATGCTGAGTTTTGAAAATGGTGCTGAGAAAATTTATAAAATTGGAGTAACATTTAATTATGTATGCGCTACCTGCTGAGCAGGCTTTTTAAGCTGACGGTGTTGTGCATGCTTTGTAACTATTTACTGCACTGTAACACTACTTTTCTTTAACACCAGCACCTACCATCTGTAAATATGGCTGAGGATCCAGATGGCCCAGATTGCTGCTTGCTCTTCCTCACCAACAGCACTTGCTTGCGTCACCTCATTTCCTGTACTACTCACATAATGTTTTTTTGTTACACTTGCATGGAGAGAAAAAACATTAACAGAACAGGTAAACAGTTACCTTTCCCCACACGAAGAAGCATGTACCTCCACTACATCAACAGGAAACATTTCTGTGCATACAGGACATTGCTGCATAGCTgttacaaacaataatacaagTTACAAGATTTTCTTCCATATcaacgcaataccagtttcaaatgacagcaaaattgaccaatcatatcttccctcttagtgggcgggcttaactgtatgataatttctgcccgctgtggcgacgctagctgtcgttagcgtaccaccgctagctagtttcagtcctttgatgcccttgtgcgcgttgtttacatattcctgGGAGacggcccaggtttaatggtcacggttcgctactgggtTTAAGTCTTGTCCAAAGTTCAATCTGGCCGCTGGGGGAAGATGCTACGTGACTTCTGGGTTGTCACTGACCCAGTAGCAAATTTCAAACCGCTCTGGGTCTAGGAAAGCATCAGTGAGTACTTAATGTTAAAAGCTTTGATGACAGTAATTCATATAAAGGCGTCGCGGAGCTACTTTCTCACTCCTAGTACGAGTATCCTCATCCTGACTTTGCTAGTTGGCTAGATACACGGTAGCTCTTTCTTAAAGTTTAGTGTCGTACAGCGCATGTCTGCCGGGTTTGGAGATGGTTCGGGCGCAAAAGACGACTCGTCGTTTTAACTTGACAAATTTACGGTAACGTAACCTGGGGACAAGCATATGGGTGGAGGTTGATCGGAGTGCACAGTCTTAAGGCTggaacatacttgctgtttgcccatgcgttcgcgtagacaaccggctgcgttgtgaacgttactgagaacatactagcctatgtgcaacgcgtgaaactggaggcatccactagagggcagaacgtagaaagggcttcggtattttaacgatgcaaacatggcaacactcGAGGAGATTAGCCTTTGGGTAATTTTACGGTCACGGCAGAAAAAACGACGACAGCGATCCCTTCGTAGGTGGTATGTAAGGCCGTTAAATCAAAGACGTGGTGAGAATGGCGAATTTGTGTCGTTGGATATCGTTGTGTCCATTTTGATGCTGGTTAGCGGCTACACTGCCCCTAgcggttttgtgtgtattgcacctcgcgtacgcgtcgcgttaacttttggaggacgtgcaagacctacgcgccaaaccgacgcaggatacgcgaagcagccatgatgcgtacgcgtacgcgtagttaacagcaagtatgttttagCCTTTAGgctggaaacatacttgctgtttgctcatgcgttcgcgtacacaaccggctgcgttgtgaacgttactgagaacatactatcctatgtgcaacgcgtgaaactggaggcgtccactagagggcagaacgtagaaagggcttcggtattttaacgatgcaaacatggcaacactcGAGGAGATTAGCCTTTGGGTAATTTTACGGTCACGGCAGAAAAAACGACAACATCGATCCCTTCGTAGGTGGTATGTAAGGCCGTTAAATCAAAGACGTTGTGAGAATGGCGAGTTTGTGTCGTTGGATATCGTTGTGTCCATTTTGATGCTGGTTAGCGGCTACACTGACCCTAgcggttttgtgtgtattgcacctcgcgtacgcgtcgcgttaacttttggaggacgtgcaagaccgacgcaggatacgcgaagcagccatgatgcgtacgcgaacgcgtagttaacagcaagtatgtttcctCCAGTCACTCTCGCAGGCTGAGCTGTTTGGATGAAGTCATGCAGCATGAAAAGCTTGGGTCATATGATCAAGTTGATAGGCTCCACAAAGGATGTTTTTGCTCCGTTTTCTTtacaaatatatgtatataatttacattttattacacacatgtatacatatattttaTAAAATGCTTAAAATTTAAAACAGCAAAAAGATCCTTTGTGAGGCCTCTCAACCTGTTCattaaaacatatataaataagacctaataatgTACATAAAAATAagccaaaataaataaatgtgagtTTTAAAATTTCCAGCATAAAAGGGGTAGAAAAGCATACAGTTTGCTCAGGACTACATTACCCATGTACCCCTGAGTAGCCTGCCTCCTCACCctgctctcttgctctcttgctCGGCATCAAACACCTAACCTTTCCTGTCTTGGGCTCTCCAGCTGGTATCCACGCTGACACCCGCGAGTCGCAGACCCGAACATGATTGAATCATTTTGGGTGCGATATTGCTTCAAGGAAAATGTTTGTCCTTCGGCATCTACTAATTTTCTTTAGACGTCATCGTTTGGAGGTTGTGTGCATTCAGAAGTTTGAGACAGTGGGGTCTGCTGTTATCAATACAGACTGTGCACACCCACCCTTTGCCACACAGAAAATGGATATTGCCTTGGACATCTAATCGCACCACCCCAGTGTGTGTTCCTTCTAGTTGGCGCAATGTGTTACAGTGTTGCTGAAGTAATATTTTAATTGTAATTAACTGCAATTGAATTGTATGGCCACTGAGTCCTGTGGACACTAACCTGTTAAGTGAGCACAAGCACTTTAATTTAAATGAACGCTTTAATGGTTAAATTGCACTGCTTACTCACTCTCATGTCTTATCTGATACAGGCCACACTACACAAGAGCCTCATTGTGAACCTCCCAATACGAAGAGATTAACAATATTGTTTCACAGGTATGTAATCTTTCAGCATTCTTCCCCTTTATTTTTGTTGGGATATTTTGTGCACACGTACTGCTTCATACACCTTTTAAGAATTCTGTGTATTCCTTGGCCTTTGTTTTGGCCTTTGTTTAAATTGAAGCAGCTTTGTCTTTAAAGCACCTGCTTGGCTCATGCCTATTGTTCCTTGTTGGACGTTTTGTCTTTTCTCCCCTGACTCGCCCTCTCCAGTTTGGCAGGCAGGTCCGAGGCCCCCCTCGTGCAGAACCACGGGAAATGAATAAACCACCACAGCCTATTGCAGGACCCCCTTCTGTGTCCCACGCCGCCCCTTCCCCAGGACTGTCGCAGGTGAGGTCCAATGAAAGGGCACATCTGTCCTAGAGCTGTGGCAGCAGCAGTGGCCAGTTGGCCAATGAGTCACCTTTGTTTGCCTTGTTTGATCCATTGTTTTTGTGCAGGGTGCCTACTAGAGCTGAAACGATTCTTTGAGTAACTCGAGTAATTCgattacaaaaaatacaaagaaTTTGCCTCGAGGCTTCGTTTAATTTGTCACcatctattttaaatgtttctacTTTCGTATCAATCCCGCTTTGTTATAACCGACGCACAGGTTTAAGGCGgcgtgatttgttttgatgGAAATGGTGGAAAACAAAGATAGCGGTGTCCATAAAgggcaaaaatgtcaaaagtgtgggactatttttcgctgcgcaaggtggacaacgtagtgcggtgtatttactgtaaaacgGACCTGGCCTTCCTCAATGCTTCAGCACCTAAACCGAAAGCATCCGCACATGAATTGCGCTTCTCCAAGCGGTTTAGGAGCAAGCCTTACTTCTCATCATGTCAATATGCTGACCTTTTTGCATTGTAATCACCACTTGCTCTTTTGAAGACTTGCAAATACattgcgtgcacacacacacgtgctaagacaaattctctctctctctctttctctctctctctcttgtacaTTACACAAAGACACACCTTCTCTACCTACCTCATTTGTATACAATTGGAAACTAAACTGTATTGTTTAAGTTGAAGTGTTAGTAATATTTGaatgattttttttatatttatttatttgcaattttGTACCTTTATactttttgttatttattttttcttctcaGATGGGCTATTGCAGGGGGTGCAaccctttttcctttttttatattttattttattccttAGTTTTATTGAAACTATGGACAAATAGGCTAACCAATTACCCCCCAATTACCAAATACCCCCCTGGCCAACCCCCCTCTGTTGTCTTTGCCCAACCGCCTCCACCAATGAACTCTGCACCACAACCCAGACAGGTATACAGCAACCTATGCACACATGATTTAATCATCTGGGAAGGTGTCGGTGCATCTTGTGCCTAAGCTAAGCGTCTGCTCTGAATTCCACTTCGTTTGTTTGAGGGTTTCTGTGCATGCAAGCTAGAATCTGTCCTTTTGCCTCTTGTGAACTTTGAccttttgttctctctcttttttttttttctttcctctgCCGTTCCACCAGTTTGCCCCAAGGCCACATGCTTTACATCAGCAGGTACTAACGTTTTTCACTGGGAAAACTAACAACCTCTCAAATATAGATATCAAATATGATATTAATAGGAAAGCGTGAAACCCTAAGCGACCCACTGCAGTGTTACAGAGAGTTTTCAAGTACAACATCAAACCCAACACtacatttgtttgtgttttttgttgttgttgttttttttttacgcaGCATACATTGCATTGATAGGTCTTTGGGTGCATTGGCCACGCCTCGAGCAGCACCCGCTCCGTTCAGAGCAGAAGTGCAGTCTGCTTTGTGGCTTCACTGTGGTCCTTTTAGCCCCAGTCCAGATGCATGCATACGTCTGCTTTGTTTGTGCCTGCTGCTAACAGCTAACTGATTAACTGCTGCTTCATGTCCTtctgtctctgcctgtctctccgaCCCGCTCCCGCTCTCTCTGGTGCGttgcctctcctctctctgctccctctctgctgtgtgtggtgcgcCTGAAGGGTGGATTCAGGTCACTGCAGGTAactgcctctctccctccctccacctcctcttatTTCTGCAGTGTCAAACCGGTGTGATGCTCCGTACAGCTGTTCTGCATCTTCTCTGCATTCCCTGATGCTCTACAGCTCTAATTGCCACACAGTTGTCGTGTAATCAAGGACTTTTTGTTCTGCAGTTGAAATGGCTAATGATACAGGCCTTAGGTTCTGACAGTATGACATGATGACGAAACAGCTTTTGCAAAAATTGCTTTTGCGCAGGAATTGCTGATATAGTGTGTGTTACTTTGGTGCAACGAACCCAGGGTCTTGCTGAAAGTATGTTTCTGAGTAGAATTAACATTATTGCACGTGTGTGAATTAAAAGGGTATGTAAGAGTTTTACAGTGCGAACCTTATAGCAACCAGATGTCTCAATATGTTAGCGTTCTTGTGTTTTTCATATACTGAGTGTCTCATTTATTGTCAGCCAGGTCAAACCAATTTGTGACCAGAGCTTGAAGGTTAAACCAATTGCTACTTGTAGTGTGCTGAGGTGCAGATGACGAGGCAGCTTTGTGGCTTCACTGACGAGGCAGCGCTGTGCTAAACACACTTTGTTGGTTTTGCTCTTCTTTTCCCACTGCTTAATGACAAAAGTACATGTAGATTATGATGGCAAAACTAATGACATTGGGTGTGGGCGTGGCTTAAAGTGGAGCTTGTTTTGAGTGTCTAGGAAGAACTGCTGATTTAAATGTGGCAAATTTTGACAGTTGCACTGCATCTCACTGTTGTTGAAACACGACTTCTTCCCATATTGTTGACACTAGAGgtggattttcatagtcgaatctgattcgtcagattttccctttagtcgactaatagtcgaatcagggttttttaaattattattatttttttaacctAGAGCACATTAAACGGGATCcagttctcattcaggacttttctccatttcaaagtaaaaaccaaaaacactcagataaatgaataaacatggtaggttgtctttattcagcttttatttatttacttatttattttttaatgaaacgttagagaacattaaccgtcagtgcgcatatcgaactgtagTCGAATCAgcaactattgcaggtcacccctagttgACACATGGCAGAATTGGTTCCGTTTTGGAGGGGGGTGTGGATATGACTATGGCCATGCGAGGAAGGACGTTTTCCACCTTGGGGCTAATGTTAGGCCTTGTGCATGTCACCACATCCTGAAACTCCCTATTCTTTTCCTCCCGCAGCTGTTCTACCCCAACTGGCCCAGTCTGGCCAGTATGCCCCGCACCGTTCAGCCCGCTCACGTGTACCAGAACTCCCAGGTGGTGATGATCCCTCAGCTGCAGTTCTCCAACTCTCAGGGCACCGCCTACTTTCTCCCACCTGGACAGGTAATGCTCCAGTGCCGTTGAGGTTCTGCATGGGACACAGGGATGGTATCCACGTGAATAAACACACAACGTTGTTTTTGTAGTATGTTTGATGTGTAGGAGGGCCATGAGGTTTTTAGTCTGAAGTTATTGGGAATTTTAATGTGACCTCTGGTGTCTCCGAGCTGAAATGATGGCTTGCTGTTTCTGAACATGATGACCAACTGTGTCCTTtgctctgtgtgcgtgtgttgtagTACCTCCCTCCATACGTGCTCTCAGCCCAGCAGTTCCCTGTGGCCAGCGCACCTACGAGTTTCTACTACGTCACCTATCCCGACAGCAGCTCTGCGtacggtgaggagaggctcttgaaacaccacactcactctccctgttTTGTCACCCCAGTGATTCTGTCCTCCACTTCTGGTTTGTGTCCATTTAATTgtccctctttttttttttttttttttaaaaggacaaatacctgtctctcccctctttgtctcttctctctttgtTGTTTCTGTAACCCCATTGTGCTTTATAACATTAGCTTCGTGCTGGATCTTGTCATTCACCTTatgccctctgtctctctccccttctttgTCCCCCCCTCACCCGGGAATTTGGAGGCCTCGCTGGTAGCGAGGGAGAGgcgagggggtggggggagaggtt
The DNA window shown above is from Brachyhypopomus gauderio isolate BG-103 unplaced genomic scaffold, BGAUD_0.2 sc74, whole genome shotgun sequence and carries:
- the LOC143491325 gene encoding uncharacterized protein LOC143491325, with the translated sequence MNKPPQPIAGPPSVSHAAPSPGLSQLFYPNWPSLASMPRTVQPAHVYQNSQVVMIPQLQFSNSQGTAYFLPPGQYLPPYVLSAQQFPVASAPTSFYYVTYPDSSSAYGEESFVLDLVIHLMPSVSLPFFVPPSPGNLEASLVARERRGGGGRGSGRKNGRLFLHASPLRATPVSLSSS